A genomic region of Magnolia sinica isolate HGM2019 chromosome 6, MsV1, whole genome shotgun sequence contains the following coding sequences:
- the LOC131248615 gene encoding probable lysophospholipase BODYGUARD 3, with amino-acid sequence MGVMRATGLMLTLTGRVVNEVASFVVFTILDLLDVVLCVIYKVIDFVVEAEWKPCYCSSAKEAITSSGKILVSEQGESKIVCLSSSKLQLEDISDTLYLRSSLVSDISKTTVKELKRLKIEGTAIRTCEKVKNGSVRSTFTINSTIIEMLQGKIGGQQSHPIPRWSDCDCKTCTSWSSSCKETLFVQADGAEDNASEDVLFIHGFISSSAFWTETVFPNFSESTKSKYRLLAIDLLGFGRSPKPTDSLYTLREHVEMIERSVLEPYRVKNFHIVAHSLGCILALALAVKYPGAVKSLTLLAPPYFPVPKGEHGAQFVLRKVAPRRVWPLIAFGASIACWYEHISRTVCLVICKNHRLWEFMTKQITRNRIRTFLLEGFFCHTHNAAWHTLHNIICGSASKMDGYLDAVDDMINCVVTVFHGSDDELLPLECSYAVRSKIPRANIKVIEKKDHITIVVGRQKAFARELEEIWKKSSG; translated from the exons ATGGGCGTAATGCGCGCAACCGGGCTCATGCTAACATTAACCGGGAGAGTAGTTAATGAGGTGGCCAGCTTCGTCGTCTTCACCATTCTCGATCTCCTTGACGTGGTGCTATGCGTCATCTACAAGGTCATCGATTTTGTCGTGGAAGCCGAATGGAAGCCGTGTTACTGCTCTTCAGCGAAAGAAGCGATCACGAGCAGTGGGAAGATTCTCGTTTCAGAGCAAGGCGAGTCAAAAATCGTATGCTTGAGTTCGAGCAAGTTGCAGCTGGAAGACATTTCTGACACGCTGTATTTGCGGTCTTCGTTGGTTTCTGATATCTCCAAAACTACGGTGAAGGAATTGAAGCGGCTGAAGATCGAGGGGACCGCGATCCGGACGTGCGAGAAAGTGAAGAATGGGAGCGTGAGATCAACGTTCACGATTAATTCAACCATTATAGAGATGTTGCAGGGGAAGATCGGAGGACAGCAATCACACCCAATTCCTCGGTGGTCGGATTGCGATTGCAAGACCTGCACTTCTTGGAGCTCTTCCTGTAAGGAGACGCTCTTTGTTCAAGCTGATGGCGCGGAAG ATAATGCAAGTGAAGATGTGTTGTTCATACATGGATTTATATCATCATCGGCATTTTGGACGGAGACGGTGTTCCCGAACTTCTCAGAATCGACGAAATCCAAGTATCGATTGTTAGCCATTGATCTGCTGGGATTCGGGAGGAGCCCGAAACCGACCGACTCCCTCTACACACTAAGAGAACACGTCGAGATGATCGAACGGTCGGTATTGGAGCCTTACAGGGTGAAAAATTTCCACATAGTGGCCCACTCTCTGGGATGCATTTTAGCACTAGCCCTAGCAGTGAAATACCCCGGTGCAGTTAAGTCTCTTACACTGCTTGCACCG CCATATTTTCCGGTACCTAAAGGAGAGCATGGGGCCCAGTTTGTGCTGAGGAAGGTAGCCCCAAGACGCGTATGGCCGTTGATCGCGTTTGGGGCATCGATTGCTTGCTGGTACGAACACATAAGCAGGACAGTGTGCTTGGTGATCTGCAAGAACCACAGGCTATGGGAATTCATGACCAAGCAGATTACCCGAAACAG GATCCGGACCTTCTTGCTTGAAGGCTTCTTTTGCCACACACACAACGCTGCTTGGCATACACTGCACAATATCATATGTGGGAGTGCAAGCAAGATGGACGGATATTTGGATGCTGTAGATGACATGATCAACTGTGTGGTCACCGTATTCCACGGTAGCGATGATGAGCTACTTCCCTTGGAATGCAGCTATGCAGTCCGATCAAAAATCCCAAGAGCTAATATTAAGGTGATCGAGAAGAAAGATCACATCACTATTGTAGTTGGACGGCAGAAAGCTTTTGCTAGAGAATTAGAAGAGATATGGAAGAAATCGAGTGGCTGA